The DNA segment AATGTTCCTTCACCCCGAATTTTTCCTCCTGATCCCCGCACTGGCCCTCGTCGGTTGGTTCTGGCGGAGTCTGCGGCTGCATTCGCCTCTGCGCATGGTCATCCTGCTGCTGGCGGTGGTGGCGCTTGCGGAGCCGGTCCTGCACCGCCAGCAGAACTCGCTGGACCTCCATGTGCTGCTGGATCGTTCGGACTCGACCGAGGATCTCATCGACAAGGGCCTGCCGGAGTGGCAGCGGCTGCTGGAAAAGGCAAAGCCCACCCGCAGGGACAATCTCTACTTCCACAACTACGCCGCGGAGATCGCGGAAATGGGGGCGGACGGTTCCTCCTTCACCGGCTCCCGCAAGCTCACGCGCACCGGCCTCGCCCTTTCCACCATCGCCGCGGAGTCGGATGAGAAGCGTCCTTCCCGCGTATTGATCTTCACCGACGGTTACTCCACCGAGCCGGTCCAGGAAGCCGCCGCCCAACTGGAGGCCAGGGGCATCCCCATCGACTACCGCATCGTCCGGGAAGAGGATGCGAACGACGTGCGTCTGGCACGGCTGCATTTCCCGGAGCGCGTGCAGATCGGCGAGCCATTTGTCATCACCATCACCGCACGCGGCCCCAACGGCCTGGAGGTGCCGCTCATCCTGCGCCGCAACGGAGCAACCCTCACCGAGACGAAGGTGACCCTCACCGAAGGGAATGCCACGGTGGAATTCACCGACCGCATCCCCCGCTCCGGTGCCTACGAATACGAGGCGGAGGTGCGCGCGGAAGGCGACGCCCACATGGGCAACAACAAGGCCAGCCGCTGGATCGAAGTTACCGGCGGACCGCGCCTGGTCCTCGTTTCCCGCTACGAGAATGACCCGCTGGCGAAGGTACTTTCCTCCCTCGACTTCAACGTCCAGATCATCAGCGATTCCACCCAGCTCAAGGCGGGACTGCTCACCGGTGCGAAGGCGGTGGTTCTCAACAACGTGCCCGCCCATGAGATCCCGAACGATTTCATGAAAGCGCTCGACTTCTTCGTACGCGAGCAAGGGGGGGGATTCCTCATGGCCGGCGGCGAGCGCTCCTTCGGTGCCGGCGGCTATTTCGAATCGGCCATCGATCCGCTGCTCCCCATCTCGATGGAGCTGAAGAACGAGCACCGCAAGCTCTCCGTCGCGCTCGCGATCGTCATGGACCGCTCCGGTTCCATGGCGGTCAACGTCGATGCGAAGAACACGAAGATGGACCTCGCCAACAGCGGCGCCGCGAATGCGATCGATCTGCTCGGACCCATGGATCAGGTGGCGGTCTTCGCCGTGGACAGCGAGCCGACGAAGACCATCCCGCTCACCACTGTTGGAAACCGGAAGCAGGAACTTGGGGCGCGGGCGCGGAAGATCGAGTCCGGCGGTGGCGGCATCTACGTCTATACCGCACTGAAGGCCGCATGGGAGGAACTCCAGAAGTCCCAAGCCGGGACCCGCCACGTCATCCTCTTCACCGACGCCGCGGACTCCGAGGAACCGGGCGACTACAAGAAGCTCATCAAGGACATGACGGACGGCGGCTGCACCATCTCCGTCATCGGCCTGGGCACCAAGGCGGACCCCGACGCGGCCTTCATCGAGGATGTCGCGAAGCTGGGCAACGGCCGGATCTTCTTCTCCGACCGTCCGATGGACATCCCGAAGATCTTCGCCCAGGAAACCGTGACCATCGCCCGCTCCGCCTTCCTCAAGGATCCGGTCGGCACGAAGGCGACCGGCCGCTGGTCGGAGATCTCGCCGAAGGCGCTCAACTGGCTGCCGGAGGTGGACGGCTACAACCTTTCCTACGCCAGGCCGGACGCGACCGTTTCCCTGATCGCGGCGGATGAATACCTCGGCCCGCTGGTCGCCCACGCCCGGCGGGGCCTTGGCAGGACGGCCGCCGTGTCCTTCCCGCTCGGTGGGGATTATTCGGAGAAGGTGCGCAGCTGGCCGGGATACGGAGACTTCCTCCAGACGCTCGGACGGTTCCTGATGGGCGATGTCACGCCGCCCGGCATCGCCATCCGCCACCGCATCGAAGGCACCCGCCTCACCGTGGACCTGCTCTATGACGCGGAGGAATGGGGCCAGAAACTCGCCGCCCTGCCGCCGAAGGTGAGGCTTCAGGATGACAGCGGAACCGCTGCCTATGACCTGCCGTGGCGGCGCATCGCACCGGGTCATTTCTCCCTCACCCGGGACCTTGAGGAAGGCAGCGTCGTCCGTGGAGCCGTCCGGGTAGGTGAGCACGCGCTGGCATTCGGCCCCGTGAATGTCGGCTCGTCCGTGGAGTGGTCGTTCGATTCCGCCCGCGTCGCGGAACTTCGCTCCGTCTCCGCCCAGACCGGCGGCCGGGAACTGCTGGACCTCTCCACCGCATGGCTGCGGCCGCCGTTCATCGCGGAAACCAACCTGCGGCTGCCGCTGGGCATCGCACTGATCCTGCTGATCATCACGGAGGCCCTCATGACCCGCACCGGCTGGAGGTTGCCGCAGTTCGCCCTTCCCCAGCGCGCCCCGCAACCGAAGATCCCGAAGGCCCCGAAATACAAACCCGCCAAAGTCGCACCGGTGATGCCACAGGTGAAGGAGGATGCACCATCACCTTCCCCAGTCCTGGAGGAAGTGGACGAATCCGCGAGGCGCTCGCGCTTCCAGAAAGCCAAGGATCGGAAATGAACCCCTCCTCTTCACCCGCACAATGAAATGGTTCTGTGTCGCTCAATCGATCCTCCTGATTTTCCTTATCGTGGTGGGACTCGGGAAATTTTCAAAAGCGGAGGATCTCTGGATCGGTGAGGAACGACAGCGTCTCAAAAATCAGCCTAACCTCTACGGGCAGGATAAATTGGGACGGGAGCAGATGGTGAATTCACTGCTCGTCGAGGGAATTTTCTACGGCAGGCGATATGCCGGAGCTGCGGTTTGGTTTCTTACGCTGGGATGTGGGTTTGCCGCCGTCTCCTCGGCGGTTATCGCTCTGCACTATCCCGGTCGTGCGCTTCGTGAAACGCATGGCATTTCCGTGAAGTAAGGAGGGAGGACACTCTTGTCCTCCGTCTGCAACGGGAACCCATCTACACAAGGCAAAACACCTCTAACAGAATTCATCTTCCATCGCATCGCCAATGCAGCCGGTGGACAAGAGTGTCCACCCTCCTTACTTTCCACCATGCGCCTCCTTTCCTTCATCCTTCTTCCTCTCCTTCTCCTCACCGCCTGCAAGCGGACGGACTCCAACACCCTCCGCGTGGGCATGGAGCTGACCTATCCTCCGTTCGAGACGCAGACTCCTTCCGGTGAACCGGATGGCATCTCCGTGAAACTCGCGGAAGCGCTGGCAGCGGATCTGAAGCGCCCGCTGAAGATCGTGCCGATGGAGTTCTCCGGTCTCATCCCCGCACTCAAGTCCGGCTCCATCGACCTGGTGATCTCCTCCATGACCGCCACCGATGAACGGCGGGAGTCGATCAATTTCTCCGAGCCCTACGCCTTCACCGGTCTGGCACTGCTGGTCGGAAAGAACTCAGACGCGGAGTCCATCCACGATCTCAAAGCACCCGGCAAACGGCTCGCGGTGAAGTCCTCCACCACCAGCGAGGCGTGGGTCCGCAAGAACCTCCCGGATGCCAAACTCACCGCCTTCAGCGATGACGCCGCCTGTGTGCTGGAGGTGGCGCAACGCCGTGCGGACGCGTTCATCTACGACCAACTCAGCATCCTCCGCTACCAGCGGAAAAATCCGGACACCACCCGGGCCCTCCTCAAGCCATTCACCGAGGAGTCCTGGGCGGTCGGCATCTCGAAGAAAGACCCGGACCTGCTCCAACAGACAAACGCCTTCCTCTCCCGTTTCCGGTCGGAAGGTGGCCTGGAGAAACTCACCGACCAATATCTGAAGGAAGAGAAAGCCGCCTTGGCCGAGCAGGGCATCGCATCCCCGCTGAGGTGATCTCCGGATTGGACGGGAGCTGGAACCCATCCTACCTTCCTCCACCATGACCCCGAATCCCTTCCGCTGGGTGGAGATCTATGTCGATGACATGGAGCGCGCGAAGAAGTTCTACGAACAGGTGTTCCAGATCAAACTGGAGCGGCTGGAAAACCCGGAGCCTGAGATGTGGAGCTTCCCCATGTCCCGGGAGATCGTCGGCGCGGCTGGTGCGCTGGTGAAGATGGAGGGCTTCTCCGCCGGACGGAACAGCGTCATCCCCTACTTTGGCTGCGAGGAGTGTTCCGTGGAAGCCGCACGGGTCGAGGAAGCGGGCGGCACCATCCACAAGAAGAAATTCTCCATCGGTCCGTATGGCCACATTGCCCTGGTGACGGACACGGAGGGCAACATGATCGGCCTGCACTCGGTTGTTTGAGGGCGGGTGGAGATGTCCGCGCGTCATCGGCCTTGATCTTCCCCCCATCAGGGGCGAAAGATCCCGCCGCATGCCTTTCGATTTCGACACCGTCATCCCCCGCCGCGGCACCGGCAACATCAAGTATGACCGCCGCCCGGAACTCGACCCGTTCTGGGTCGCGGACATGGATTTCGCCTCACCGCCGGAGATCCTGGAAGCGCTGCACCGCCGCGTGGACCACGGTATCTTCGGCTACGCCCAGGCGCATGAATCCCTGAACGAGGCCGTCCTCAGCTACTTGAAGAACCGCCGCGGGGCGGATGTGATCGTCGGAGAAATCGTCCATCTCGGAGGGCTGGTGCCGGCGCTTTCCCTCGCCGCGAGGGCCTTCTGCAAGCCCGGGGAATCGGTGATGACTTGCACGCCCGTCTATCCTCCTTTCCTCGGCGTCCATCATGATGCGGACACGAAGCTGATCACCACCGACCACGTTCTCCAGGACGGCGTGTGGACGTTCGACTGGGCTGCCATGGATGCCGCCGTCCGTCCGGACACGAAGATCTTCATCCTCTGCAATCCACAGAATCCGCTTGGCCGTGCCTTTTCGAAAGAGGAGATCGTGAAGCTTGCCGCATTCTGCGAACTCCACGACCTCGTCCTCATTTCGGATGAGATCCACTGCGACCTGATCTTCGATGAAACGGTGACTCCCCACTTCTCCGCGCTCAACCTGCCGGAGAAATACCGCGACCGCGTCATCACCCTGCTGGCGCCGAGCAAGACATGGAACATCGCTGGCCTGGGATATGCCTTCGCTGTGATCCAGGACGACTCGCTGCGCCGGAAATTCGCCGCTGCCCGGGGCCATACGCTCGCGGAGATCAACGCTCTTTCCTACTACGCCGCGGAGGCCGCCTACCGCCACGGCGAGCCATGGAGGCAGGAACTCATGGCCTACCTGAAGGGCAACCGCGACATCCTCGTGGACTTCATCAACAACGAGTGTGACGGCCTTTCCATCCTCGCTCCGCAGGCGACGTACCTCGCATGGATCGACGCGAAGCATGCCGGCTATGACAACCCGGCCAACCACTTCGAGAAGAAGGCGGGCCTGTTCCTTTCCGATGGCACATTCTTCGGCTGGCCCGGTTATTTCCGCTTCAACTTCGGCTGCCCACGCTCCCGGATGATGGAAGGTCTGGAGAAGATCAAGGCGGTCCTCTGACCCGACCGACCGGGGATCAGGTGGCTGAGCCGGAGATTTCCCCGCTCAGGGTGATCTTCGCCTTGGCGAGCAAGTTGCCACCGGTGTGGATCTCACCATCCACCTGGACCAGCCCGCCCATCCGTCCCTCCACCGCCACACGGATCTCCAGGATTTCTCCGGGCACCGCCGCGCCAAGGATCTTCGCCGCCCTCACCGCCGTCAGGCGCATGTCGGAAAGAGGCTTCTCCACCGGGTCGCTCTGTGCCACCACTCCCCCCAGTTGGGCGATGGCCTCAATGAGGATCACCCCCGGCATCATCGGATTTCCCGGAAAATGGCCCTCCAGGAATGCCTCGTCCCCCTTCACGCGGTAGATTCCTTCACCCCGCTTTCCGCCATCGAGGGAAACCAGCTCATCGACAAAACGGAACGATGGTCCGTGTGGGAGGGCGTCAAGTGCGGAAGGATGCTCGGACATGCTTGCGGGATGGTTTGCGGGGCATCGACTTCTTGGCAAGGCAGCTCGTAAAAAAGATCGACCAGTGCGGTAATTTTTGGTTACGTGCCTCTGTCCAAGCCGTCACCCCCTTTCTTACTGTTGCACCCTGCGGATCCCAGTGCCATCCCTTCTTTTCGGGCCGAACGAGCCCGGACACGTCCGTTGGCCCGCGTTCCGTTGGACCTGCTGGCAATGGCCGGTGCCATCCTTTACTGGGGCATTCTCGGACTCTTGGTGACCATCGTCTGCGGCACACTTTCGTTCATATTGCCACGTGGTGCGGGTGAGAGGTTGGGTCGCCAGATCCACCACTACATTTTCCACTTTTTCGTGATGTATCTGAAGGCAACCGGCCTTCTGAGAGTGGATCTATCCGAGCTGGGGAAACTCGGACACGTATCCACCCCCGTCATCGTCGCGCCCAACCATGCCTCCCTGTGGGATGCCGTTTTCATCATCGCCCGTCTGCCACAGGCCATCTGTGTGATGAAAAACTCGATCCTCCGGAATCCCTTCCTCGGTGGCGGATCCCGCCTCTCCGGTTACATTCCGAATGGAGCCACTTCCCGCATGGTCCGCGACGCGGCGGCGGCCCTCCGGCGTGGTGGCCAACTCCTCCTTTTTCCGGAAGGAACACGCACCCTCCCCACGGAGCGTTGGATCAATTCTCTGAAGGGTGGCTGCGCCCTGATCGCCATCCGCGCCAAAGTGCCGGTGTATCCCGTTTTCATCCGGAGCAACAGCCGGTTCCTCCAGAAGGGCTGGCCGCTGTGGAAGCCACCCATCTTCCCCATCGAGATCGCCGTCAGCGTCGGGGAGCCACTTCTCCCGGATGAGAATGAGTCCGCCTCCGCGTTCACCAACCGCCTGCAACAGGTCTATGAGCAGGAACTTGCAAAATTCCACCCGTTGAGGCGTCAAACCGGTGTTTGATTCGCCGATGCCTATGCCAGCACGCTTGCCCTGCCCGCTCACCGTGGGTAAAGCACATCCGCACATGGCCGATTCGAGACCGCTCATCCTGATCCCGACTTTCAATACCGGCCCCATTCTCCGCGATACCGTCTCCAACGCGCTGGCTTCCGGACTCCCGCTGTGGGTCGTCGTTGATGGTTCCACCGACGGTTCCCCCGCCCTGCTGGAAGGACTCTCCCCTGCATCCTCACAGGACTTCCGCATCCTCCGGTTGGAGCGGAATTCTGGAAAAGGCGCCGCCGTTTTCCATGGACTGAAGGCGGCCATCGAAGCTGGTTACACCCATGTCCTCACCATGGATGCGGACGGCCAGCACCCAGCCCCCCATCTCCCGGAGTTCTTCCGGTTGTCCGCCGCACATCCGGAGGCTGCCGTTTTCGGCAGGCCGGTTTTCGACTCTTCCGCTCCGGCCATCCGCGTCAACGGGCGGAAGGTGTCCAACTTCTGGGCGAACCTCGAGACACTGGGTTGGGGAATCGATGATTCCCTGTTCGGAATGAGGCTCTATCCAGCGGAGAAACTGATGGAGGTCATGGAATCCACCGCCTTCGCCCGCCGTTTCGACTTCGACCCGGAGGTCGCCGTCCGTCTTGCATGGAGCGGGGTGCCGATCCTCAACCTCGCCACGCCGGTGCGCTACCCCAGCAAGGAGGAAGGCGGGATCTCCCAGTTCCGCTACCTGCGGGACAATACCCTGCTCACCTGGATGCACATGCGGCTGATGGCCGGCTTCCTCCTCCGCCTGCCCCTGCTTGCTGTCCGGGGTTCCAACCCCCTCGATCATCTCAATCCACCCAGCGCGTGACCGCTACCCTCGAACGACGCATCGCCGATCTGTTTCCAAGGAAGCAGCACCACTATTACGTGCGTTCCAAGCTGAGCACCGATCCCCTCTACACCGCCATCCACCAGGAATTGGAGGGATCAGCCCTTCCTCTGCAGGATCTCGGGTGCGGACTGGGCGTGCTGGCATTCTACCTCCGGGAAAAGGGCCTCACCTTTCCCATCCACAGCTTGGACTACGACGAACCGAAGATCAGATATGCGAACCAAGCGATTCCCGGTTCCGGCTTCTCCGATCTCACTTTCGCCTTCCATGACGCCCGCAACGGACTGCCGGAACACGCCGGCAACGTGACCATCCTCGATATCCTGCAGTTCTTCACCCCGCAGCAGCAGGAGACGCTGCTCCAGCAGGCCGCCTCCAACGTCCTTCCGGGCGGCAAACTCCTTATCCGCTCCTGCGTGCGGGATGATTCGTGGCGTTTCCGTGTCACCATTCTGGGAGATCTGCTCGCAAAGGTGACTTTCTGGATGAAGGCCGCCCCCACCCACTACCCCACTGCGGAGGATTTCTCCCGGATTCTCTCACCGTTCGGAAAGGTCGACATAGCCCCACTCTGGGGACGAACACCTTTCAACAACCATCTCATCGTGCTAAACCGGCAATAAACCGCTCTTTTTTGGAGCGAGTGATTGCACTTCCCTAACAGACTCTCCACCATCACCCCATGGAACTCGACCTTATCGACGTCCAATTCGACCTCCGCTCGATCAAGCCACGCGAGCTTGAGGAAGCGCTGGAAGATCCGTTTTCCGTCCGCTTTCTCCCTGACAGCGAACGCGGCGACGGCTCCTCACGCTATTACTCCCTCGGCCGCACGGTGGCCGACCGCTATCTCTTTTTCTGCTTCGGAACGGACGGCAAGACCGTCCGGGTGGTCGCCGCGCGCGACATGACCGAAGGAGAGCAGAAATTCTACGACCGCAAATACGCGGAATTCCGCTAAAACCCCATCCCGAAATGACCCCTATCTCCCGCTGGTCTGACATCCCGGAATTCCCCGATGAGGCCGCCGAAGCCCAGTTCTGGGCGACCCACGAACTGGACCCGCGTCTCATGTCCACCTCCGTCCATGAGGCGGATTCGCGCGAATCCACCACCATCACCCTCCGGTTCGACCCCCGGATGTTGTCGCGGATCAAGCGCATTGCCCGCTCCCGCTTCCTCAACTATCAGTCGATGATGAAACAGTGGCTCGCGGAACGGTTGGAGGATGAGATGCGCAAGCAGTGATCCGGATTCCACGGGGAGGTCACATGGCCTCTCCGTTTCGTTTGCCCTTGGAAAGGGTAAATCCTGCCCAGCCGAGTTTTGATCTCCCCGCCGCGCAACCCCTGGTTCTGGTTCGCGTGCTTCGCAGGCTGGTTCGGCATCCTCTGGCTGCTTTCCTCCCGCTCCGGGGACGCGGGCGGTCTGCCGCCGGTCCCAGGCCTGGATAAGGTCGTTCATTTCGGCTATTTCTTCGGTGGTGGAGGTCTGTTCACCGCCTTCCTTTTCCGCCTGTCCCCTGACCGTCCACGCTGGTTGTGGATCCTGTTGTGCGTGATTCTTGTATTTTCCCTCGTCGGCTGGCTGGATGAACATCACCAGAGCCATGTCCCGGGGAGGACCGGCAACGATCCCGGCGACTGGCTGGCGGATCTCAGCGGCGCGTTGTGCGGGGCTTTGGTGTTCCGCCGCCTGCACCACATTCTCCGCTGAAACCCGGTTCATCCGCGGCTTGAAGCGTTCTCATCCGCCGGACCTCCGTTCCCCCGCTTTTCAACTTTCCTCGCCGCAGGCCCGGCATAATGTGGTGGCAATGAGTGCCAACCAACTCGACCAGCTCAAACAGTTCACCACCGTCGTCGCCGATACCGGCGATTTCGAGTCGATGAAAGCGTATCAACCCCGTGACGCGACGACCAACCCCTCCCTGATCCTGCAGGCTGCGGGAAAAGCGGAATACCGCCACCTGATCGACCAGGCGATCACTGATGGGAAAAAATCCGGGAAGGAAGGCCAGGAACTCATGGAGACCATCCTTGACCGCATCCTCATCCTTTTCGGGCTGGAGATCCTGAAAATCGTCCCCGGTCGTGTTTCCACCGAGGTGGATGCACGCCTTTCCTTCGACACGGACGGCACCATCGCCAAGGCCCGCCAGCTCATCGCCGCCTATGAGGCGGAAGGACACGGCCGCAACCGCATCCTCATCAAGATCGCCTCCACCTGGGAAGGTATCAAGGCCGCCGAGGTCCTGGAGAAGGAAGGCATCCACTGCAATCTCACGCTGCTCTTTTCCTTTGCCCAGGCAGTCGCCTGCGCGGAGGCCGGCGTGCAGCTCATCTCCCCTTTCGTCGGACGGATCCTCGATTGGTACAAGGCCAGCACCGGCAAGGACTACACGGCGGAGGAGGATCCCGGTGTCGTTTCCGTCCGTGAGATCTACACCTATTACAAGAAGTTCGGTTACACCACGGAAGTGATGGGCGCTTCCTTCCGCAACAAGGGGGAGATCCTCGCGCTCGCCGGTTGCGACCTGCTCACCATCGGGCCGAGCCTGCTCGCGGAACTCCAGGCATCCACGGAACCGGTCGGAAAGAAACTTTCCGCCGAGGAAGCGGCCGCCTCCGACGTGGCACAGATCACCCTGGACGAGAAATCCTTCCGCCTGATGTTCAACGAGGACGCCATGGCCGTCGAAAAGACCGCCGACGGCATCCGCAAGTTTGCCGCCGACATCGTGAAGCTTGAGAAGCTCATCGCCGCTTCCCTCTGAACCAGCGGCTCATTCAAAATCCGGAACGGAAAGGCACGCGTCCGCGCGTGCCTTTCTTTTTGTTCCCATGTGAATAAAATCGGCGCAACTTCCCTCTCATCCGGTGGTTGAAAATCCATGCTCAGCGCCGGATTCGCCGCTAGTCCTTTCCTTGACATCATGGAGGCCGAACGCCCGCAAGCGCCCACCGACGAGAATTCACGCGACATCCTGCTGATGGAGCGGATCGGTGCGGGCGACCACCGCGCTTTCCGGGAACTGGTGGAGCGGCACCAGCACGCGGTGGTGGGCACCGTGGCGAAGATGCTGGGGAATCCGTCCGAAGCGGAGGATATTTCCCAACAGGTATTCCTCCGGGTCTGGCGCCACGCGAAGCGCTACCGGCCGGATGCGAAGTTCACCACCTACCTTTTCACCATCACCCGCAACCTCGTCTTCAACGAATCCAGACGGAAGAAGCGGCGGAAGGAAATCTCCTCCGACGAACGGGAGGAAAACTCGCATGCGGGAACGCCGGATGATCCCAGCCGCCAGCCGGATGCGGAACTGCTGCAGGCGGAACTGCGTGCGGCGGTGGACCGAGCGATCTCCGCGCTGCCCGAGCAGCAGAGGATGGCGGTGGTGCTGCGCCGCTACGAGCAGATGCCGTATGAGGAAATCGCAACGGTGCTGGATCTCTCCGTATCCGCCGTGAAGAGCCTCCTTTTCCGCGCGCGGACCACCTTGAGGGACTCGCTTTCGAGGTATCTGGAACCTTGACCGCGATGGCCCGCCTCACTCAGTGCCCACGCCGATGCGGAAAAAATAACGCGGGAAACCGGTGACGGTCACGGTCAAGTTCATATCCGCCCCGGTGCCTTCCCTGGGGCCGGAAATGTCGATCCACGGGTCTTTGAGATCCGGAGAGGCGAGAAGCCGGTAGGTGCGGCCCGCGCGGGTGGGAAACGTCACTGAGAAGCTCGGGTCGCTGTGCGCACTTTGCTTGATGCGGAAGGCGCTCCCCGGGTCCATGACAAGGGTGCCGGCGATGAACTCATCTCCATTCGCCGCCCCGTCGCCATCGTAGTCGGCGGTGGCGGCGTGCTGGTCCGCAGTGGCGTTGGCGGGCAGGGTTTCCCAGATGTGGGCGTTGTAACCCGCGTGTGTGCCCGCCTCATAGGCGCCGATGTCCGGCAGGCCGACGACGGGAAAACCCCGCTGGTCGGTGGCGCGGACAGTGACGGTCCCGGCATTGAGCGCTGGACTGCCGGGGCGCAGGGCCATGGTCCGTGTGGGGCCGCCGTAGTCATCCAGCGGGGCCAGGAGAGGATCAGCGATGATGGGGGCCGGGCCTGTGGCGGAGAAGATAGTGGGTGCGGTTCCGAGCAGATTTGCCCCGATGTAAAGAAGAGGCTGGTTGGAATTGGAGGAGAGGTTGTCACCGCCGAGACCAGGACGGATGTTTCCGGCGATGACACAATTCCGCAGTGTGAGGGTGGCGCCAAAGATGCCGGCACCCTGGCCGGGATTGCCTCCGGTGCCTGACCGGTTGTCCGCGACGGTGCAGTTGGCGAGGTGGAATCTCATGGCATCCTGTTTGAAGATTCCGCCGCCACGTCCTCCCCCGTCAGCCGATGGATTCGCACCATCTCCGGCATTGTTTCCTGACAGGGTGCTATCCATGATGACCAAAGCTCCACTGCTGGAGATCGCTCCTCCATCGCCTCCCCTGCCGCCTCCGGCTCCGATCCGGGTTCCACCTTGTCCGCCCGTGTTGCCGGACAACGTGCAGGCGCTGAGGCGGGTGGGACCATCACAGAAAATGCCACCGCCTGAGCCACCTGAACTGGAGTTGAGCGTCCTGGAGTTGCCTCCCCGACCCGAGGTATTTCCGGAAACCGAGCAAACGGAGAGAACAAGCGGACCGGCGCTGGAAATGCCGCCCCCCTTGCCTCCATTCCCTCCATCCACATTGTTGTCCAGACCTTGGCCATTGAGTCCGTGCGAGCCACCGTTCCCCGCCCTGTTTCCAGACACATCGCAGGAGAATAGGCTCAGCGAACCGGCGCTGCGGATGCCGCCACCATCCGCACCGGGCTGGCCTGCCGTTGTTGGCGTCCCTGTCGCTCCGTCCGCCGCCTTTCCAGCCACGATGCGCAGCGAGTGCATGGCCACGGTGGCCATGGCGGGGATGTCGAACACACGGCTCCGGCTGTCGCCGGAGAGCGTGACGGGTCCGGAAAGGTTGGAGGCATCGATGAAAAGTCCCGGCGTGGCAGGGACGGCGAGTTCCGTGCCACCCAGGGTGATGACGGTTCCGCCGGGGAACGCGCCGGGCAGGAACCCGATGCGGGCGCCGGGAATACCGGCCGCAGCGGAAATCCTGCCGCGGAGGGAGGCTGCATCGCCGGAATCGATGGCGGAGGCCACCGTCACCAGCGGTCCGGCCTCCACCGCACCGATGTCGGCACGGGAAGATTCGTTGGCGTCACCGTCCACAAACCGCGGGAAGCCCCGGGCATCCGTGCCGCCGGGATCGGTGGCCTCCGCCGAATCGATGGCCGGGGAGCCGATGAGCGGGTGCATGGTCCGCACAGGACCGCCGAACCAGCCCGGTGGGCTGAGCCGGGGGTCCAGCGGAGCGGTGGCCGTCCCGACATGGTCGCCGTTGGCATTCGGGCTGCCGACGGGGAACTGCGCCTCCACTCCGGTAGGGTTGCCGATGAGGTTGAAACCGGAACGATTGAGGGTGCCTTCGTGTCTCCAGACATCGTGCCGGATTCCACCAGGATCGGAATTTCCGGCGATGATGGAGGAATGGACGTTCACCACCGTGGCGGGACCCACCATGTAGAGACCACCGCCACCACCGTTGCCGATGTTCCGCGCGATGGTGCAGCGTTCCAGGGCCAACGTTCCTTTCACAACCGAAATGCCGCCGGTTGATCCTGGTCCCGTGGAGCTGTTTCCCGTCACGGTGCAGTGGGACAGACTTCCGGGAAAATCGCTATCATACCAGATGGCGCTGTCGCGGGCCGTATTTTCCGCAAAGGTGCAGCCGGTGGCCGACAAGACTCCGGAAAAGAGATCAATCGCCCCACCCGCCATGGTGCTGGCATTTCCCGTGAAGGTACAGTGGTGGAGGCGGAGTGTGCCTTCAACGAAAATGGAGCCACCGTTGGCCCCATTGCCATTCCCTCCGGTGAGGGTGAGCCC comes from the Luteolibacter sp. SL250 genome and includes:
- a CDS encoding choice-of-anchor Q domain-containing protein produces the protein MRFPCLSPAIALILTAAGPGHAIVIGVDQFDYPDGTIAGQDGGTFWNWRNRAPAVRTAGTSDWDNTEASPTVAGGRLVTRNSAVKREYNGPGEGNTVDIDRADGLGAISAFDNGTVSFGQHTVYFRVTFTTGPSIPQESFIGLASLDFGTERVIFGKLPDSMTFGIGEPGTGTTNGATVIQLDTTYTLVAKLDFGNGTTGTASLFLNPDINAAEPAPLATRSFNAGFWSTAVRLSSGGGTPVLWDDLVVATTWNNLRRTVVTTAADEDNGSLVPAAGGGTGVSLREAVAHSPADSLVVFAPSLSGQTITLTHPGGDMAVQSAVTVDASSLPGGLTVDGNNTSRHFHVGTGGSLTLGGLTLTGGNGNGANGGSIFVEGTLRLHHCTFTGNASTMAGGAIDLFSGVLSATGCTFAENTARDSAIWYDSDFPGSLSHCTVTGNSSTGPGSTGGISVVKGTLALERCTIARNIGNGGGGGLYMVGPATVVNVHSSIIAGNSDPGGIRHDVWRHEGTLNRSGFNLIGNPTGVEAQFPVGSPNANGDHVGTATAPLDPRLSPPGWFGGPVRTMHPLIGSPAIDSAEATDPGGTDARGFPRFVDGDANESSRADIGAVEAGPLVTVASAIDSGDAASLRGRISAAAGIPGARIGFLPGAFPGGTVITLGGTELAVPATPGLFIDASNLSGPVTLSGDSRSRVFDIPAMATVAMHSLRIVAGKAADGATGTPTTAGQPGADGGGIRSAGSLSLFSCDVSGNRAGNGGSHGLNGQGLDNNVDGGNGGKGGGISSAGPLVLSVCSVSGNTSGRGGNSRTLNSSSGGSGGGIFCDGPTRLSACTLSGNTGGQGGTRIGAGGGRGGDGGAISSSGALVIMDSTLSGNNAGDGANPSADGGGRGGGIFKQDAMRFHLANCTVADNRSGTGGNPGQGAGIFGATLTLRNCVIAGNIRPGLGGDNLSSNSNQPLLYIGANLLGTAPTIFSATGPAPIIADPLLAPLDDYGGPTRTMALRPGSPALNAGTVTVRATDQRGFPVVGLPDIGAYEAGTHAGYNAHIWETLPANATADQHAATADYDGDGAANGDEFIAGTLVMDPGSAFRIKQSAHSDPSFSVTFPTRAGRTYRLLASPDLKDPWIDISGPREGTGADMNLTVTVTGFPRYFFRIGVGTE